One window from the genome of Streptomyces sp. NBC_00708 encodes:
- a CDS encoding ADP-ribosylglycohydrolase family protein has product METVAGNPTAPRAGGTHTARLPDAPDRGGPRDRARGALLGLAVGDALGAPAENMRPSEIRRRWGRIEGFVSDDPAGTDDTEYAIFSGLLLARHGSDLTVTDVERAWRLWIADLDEGPFRGAGFSERGTLENLRRGLAAPISAQHRHAWSDGLAMRAAPFGVFAAGRPAEAARLVAVDGRVSHEGEGIYGGQAVAAGVAAAMTGAGVTSVIAAALSVIPMDSWTARSLRRAVTAARRPYPDRLTGERAVRSAVVVGGYPWTDLAPEAVGLAFGAFAAARGDFRTAVLMAVNMGRDADTTAAVAGALSGALHGASAIPRIWSDAIGPVRGSCLPSMRGHHVVDIADLLVAGAAEAAAPGEPPPRAPGAGPAAGTDEGAGRSSAADGGPGPGRDPADPDGPAGRPPAGGAEPASAAAGPARPGARPTGAGAVSR; this is encoded by the coding sequence ATGGAGACAGTCGCAGGAAATCCGACGGCGCCGCGGGCGGGCGGCACACACACGGCACGGCTCCCGGACGCCCCGGACCGGGGCGGGCCCCGCGACCGGGCCAGGGGCGCCCTGCTCGGCCTCGCGGTCGGGGACGCGCTCGGCGCCCCCGCGGAGAACATGCGGCCCTCCGAGATCCGCCGCCGCTGGGGACGGATCGAGGGCTTCGTCAGCGACGACCCGGCGGGCACCGACGACACCGAGTACGCGATCTTCTCCGGGCTGCTGCTGGCCCGGCACGGCTCGGACCTGACCGTCACCGACGTCGAGCGGGCCTGGCGGCTGTGGATCGCCGACCTGGACGAGGGGCCGTTCCGGGGCGCCGGCTTCAGCGAGCGCGGCACGCTGGAGAACCTGCGCCGGGGCCTGGCCGCCCCGATCTCCGCCCAGCACCGGCACGCCTGGAGCGACGGCCTGGCGATGCGGGCCGCGCCCTTCGGCGTCTTCGCGGCCGGCCGCCCCGCCGAGGCGGCACGGCTGGTCGCGGTCGACGGCCGGGTCAGCCACGAGGGCGAGGGCATCTACGGCGGCCAGGCGGTGGCCGCCGGGGTGGCCGCCGCGATGACGGGCGCCGGGGTCACCTCGGTGATCGCCGCCGCGCTCTCCGTCATCCCCATGGACTCCTGGACGGCCCGCTCGCTGCGCCGCGCGGTGACGGCGGCGCGGCGCCCGTACCCCGACCGCCTCACCGGGGAACGCGCGGTCCGCTCGGCCGTGGTGGTCGGCGGCTACCCGTGGACGGACCTGGCACCGGAGGCGGTGGGCCTGGCGTTCGGCGCCTTCGCGGCGGCGCGCGGCGACTTCCGTACGGCGGTGCTGATGGCGGTCAACATGGGCCGGGACGCCGATACGACGGCCGCGGTGGCGGGTGCCCTGTCCGGCGCCCTGCACGGCGCGTCGGCGATCCCGCGCATCTGGTCGGACGCGATCGGCCCGGTACGCGGAAGCTGCCTGCCCTCGATGCGGGGCCACCACGTGGTGGACATCGCGGACCTGCTGGTGGCGGGGGCCGCCGAGGCGGCCGCACCCGGCGAACCGCCCCCTCGCGCGCCGGGGGCCGGCCCGGCGGCGGGCACGGACGAAGGGGCGGGCCGCAGCTCGGCGGCGGACGGCGGGCCCGGCCCCGGGCGGGATCCGGCAGACCCGGACGGACCGGCGGGCCGCCCCCCGGCCGGGGGCGCGGAGCCGGCCTCCGCAGCGGCCGGGCCCGCACGGCCGGGCGCCCGCCCCACCGGCGCCGGGGCGGTGTCCCGGTGA
- a CDS encoding VIT1/CCC1 transporter family protein, which produces MAIIETDAVLHEAHRDNHTHRDVNGGWLRPAVFGAMDGLVSNLALMTGVAGGDVLHRTIVITGLAGLAAGAFSMAAGEYTSVASQRELVEAELDVERRELRKHPVDEERELAGLYESRGVEPALAREVARQLSRDPEQALEIHAREELGIDPGDLPSPLVAAVSSFGAFALGALLPVLPYLLGADAMWPAVLLALAGLFGCGAVVARVTARSWWFSGLRQLALGGAAAAITYGLGALFGVAVGG; this is translated from the coding sequence GTGGCCATCATCGAGACCGACGCCGTACTGCACGAGGCCCACCGGGACAACCACACCCACCGTGATGTCAACGGCGGCTGGCTGCGTCCGGCGGTCTTCGGCGCGATGGACGGGCTCGTCTCGAACCTCGCCCTGATGACCGGGGTCGCCGGCGGCGACGTCTTGCACCGCACGATCGTCATCACCGGGCTGGCCGGTCTGGCCGCCGGCGCCTTCTCCATGGCGGCCGGCGAGTACACCTCCGTCGCCTCCCAGCGCGAGCTGGTCGAGGCCGAGCTGGACGTCGAGCGGCGCGAGCTGCGCAAGCACCCCGTGGACGAGGAGCGGGAGCTCGCCGGGCTCTACGAGTCCCGGGGCGTCGAGCCCGCGCTCGCCCGCGAGGTCGCCCGCCAGCTCTCGCGCGACCCGGAGCAGGCCCTGGAGATACACGCCCGCGAGGAGCTGGGCATCGACCCGGGCGACCTGCCCTCGCCGCTGGTGGCCGCGGTCTCCTCGTTCGGCGCCTTCGCGCTGGGCGCCCTGCTGCCCGTGCTGCCCTATCTGCTCGGCGCGGACGCGATGTGGCCGGCGGTGCTGCTGGCGCTGGCCGGGCTGTTCGGCTGCGGCGCGGTGGTGGCCCGGGTGACCGCCCGCAGCTGGTGGTTCAGCGGGCTGCGCCAGCTGGCCCTCGGCGGTGCCGCCGCCGCGATCACGTACGGCCTGGGCGCGCTGTTCGGCGTCGCCGTCGGCGGCTGA
- a CDS encoding ADP-ribosylglycohydrolase family protein, producing the protein MTSTVPPAPTTSPSPTTATTPAAPTLDDRIAGALVGAAVGDALGGPVEGRHPDQITARHGGRITGIVGPWDGDDWRTARPIAPYHKGDGHVTDDTLMTHALVRVYGKVRGHLDAYAVADHLVPEMIGEPRWIPELEAEALPLQRVFLAEKWIVARLHYGHVDPREAGSGNIVNCGAAMYMAPVGLVNAAHPRAAYAEAIDVAGAHQSSYGREAAGVFAAGVAAACAPGATPASVVEACLSLAKDGTRSAIEAVCETAARHQDFEAALVPLREAVAPFDTVGPDYRAPSLGARRPSRLHAIEELPVALGMLLVAGGDYRRAVLGSVNYGRDCDSIATMSGALTGALHGERAVPADWAATVAEASRLDLRAPARTLAEVAREVFARDTARRRTHEAAFATLAGTS; encoded by the coding sequence ATGACTTCCACCGTGCCCCCGGCGCCCACGACGTCCCCCTCCCCCACGACAGCCACGACACCCGCGGCGCCCACGCTCGATGACCGGATCGCGGGCGCCCTCGTCGGCGCCGCGGTCGGCGACGCGCTCGGCGGCCCGGTCGAGGGCCGCCACCCGGACCAGATCACGGCGCGCCACGGCGGCCGGATCACCGGGATCGTCGGCCCCTGGGACGGCGACGACTGGCGCACCGCCCGCCCGATCGCCCCGTACCACAAGGGAGATGGGCATGTCACCGACGACACCCTGATGACCCACGCGCTGGTCCGGGTGTACGGGAAGGTGCGCGGCCATCTCGACGCGTACGCGGTCGCCGACCACCTCGTACCGGAGATGATCGGCGAGCCGCGCTGGATTCCGGAGCTGGAGGCGGAGGCGCTGCCGCTCCAGCGGGTCTTCCTCGCGGAGAAGTGGATCGTCGCCCGGCTGCACTACGGCCACGTCGACCCGCGCGAGGCGGGCTCCGGAAACATCGTCAACTGCGGGGCCGCGATGTACATGGCCCCGGTCGGTCTGGTGAACGCCGCCCATCCGCGGGCGGCGTACGCCGAGGCGATCGACGTCGCGGGCGCCCATCAGTCGAGTTACGGCAGGGAGGCGGCGGGCGTCTTCGCGGCGGGGGTCGCCGCCGCCTGCGCGCCCGGGGCGACGCCCGCCTCGGTCGTCGAGGCGTGTCTGTCGCTCGCCAAGGACGGCACCCGCTCCGCCATCGAGGCGGTCTGCGAAACGGCCGCCCGCCACCAGGACTTCGAGGCGGCGCTCGTCCCGCTCCGCGAGGCCGTCGCCCCCTTCGACACCGTCGGCCCCGACTACCGCGCCCCCTCGCTCGGCGCCCGTCGCCCCTCCCGGCTGCACGCCATCGAGGAGCTGCCCGTCGCGCTCGGCATGCTGCTCGTGGCCGGCGGGGACTACCGGCGGGCGGTCCTCGGCTCGGTCAACTACGGGCGCGACTGCGACTCGATCGCCACCATGAGCGGCGCGCTCACGGGCGCCCTGCACGGCGAGCGGGCCGTCCCCGCCGACTGGGCGGCGACGGTCGCTGAGGCCAGCCGCCTCGATCTGCGCGCCCCGGCCCGGACGCTGGCGGAGGTCGCCCGCGAGGTGTTCGCCCGGGACACCGCCCGCCGCCGCACCCATGAGGCCGCCTTCGCGACGCTGGCGGGGACATCGTGA
- a CDS encoding ADP-ribosylglycohydrolase family protein, which translates to MTAAVRVTWVQPEDLVGHELRQADEDGRDARALARRWYEAGGSPAPERAGASDPGAPPGLRAVAERLLDELALLESPLAGDEPEGLDAIRAACPQWPHARSGPAAGRERLHAAWLGRAAGCLLGKPVEKLPLEGIRALARATGNWPLDTWFTARGLPAPLAATYPWNRRSAATSLAENIDGMPEDDDLNHPLLALLLLRRHGTSFTTADLARLWLDELPAGRTFTAERIAYRNLLDGIEPPDTARYRNPFREWIGAQIRADVHGWTRPGDPAGAAEQAYRDAVLTHTGNGVYGAMFTAAALAEAAAGETDVHGCLATGLRVVPPRSRYARAVRDGIGTAREERDFDTVVDRLHAAYGRYHWVHVLPNAALLAAALTHADGDFTGSVCKAVSGGWDTDSNGATAGSLAGLLAGRPDALPERWTTPLKNRLATSVPGFDGAGFDTLAALTHRLTHEEALRP; encoded by the coding sequence GTGACCGCGGCGGTGCGCGTGACCTGGGTGCAGCCGGAGGACCTGGTGGGCCACGAGCTGCGGCAGGCCGACGAGGACGGGCGCGACGCACGCGCCCTCGCACGCCGGTGGTACGAGGCCGGCGGCTCCCCCGCCCCGGAGCGCGCCGGCGCCTCCGATCCCGGTGCCCCGCCCGGACTCCGCGCCGTCGCCGAACGGCTGCTGGACGAACTCGCCCTGCTGGAATCCCCGCTGGCCGGCGACGAACCGGAGGGCCTGGACGCGATCCGGGCCGCCTGCCCGCAGTGGCCGCACGCCCGGAGCGGCCCGGCGGCCGGCCGGGAGCGGCTGCACGCGGCCTGGCTGGGCCGCGCCGCCGGCTGCCTGCTGGGCAAACCGGTCGAGAAGCTGCCCCTGGAAGGCATCCGCGCCCTGGCCCGCGCCACCGGCAACTGGCCGCTGGACACCTGGTTCACCGCCCGGGGCCTGCCCGCTCCGCTGGCCGCCACCTATCCGTGGAACCGGCGCTCCGCGGCCACCTCGCTGGCCGAGAACATCGACGGGATGCCCGAGGACGACGACCTCAACCACCCGTTGCTCGCCCTGCTGCTGCTCCGGCGCCACGGCACCTCGTTCACCACCGCGGACCTGGCCCGGCTGTGGCTGGACGAGCTGCCGGCGGGGCGTACGTTCACCGCCGAGCGGATCGCGTACCGCAACCTGCTCGACGGCATCGAGCCACCGGACACCGCCCGGTACCGCAACCCGTTCCGGGAGTGGATCGGCGCGCAGATCCGGGCCGACGTGCACGGCTGGACCCGGCCCGGCGACCCGGCGGGCGCGGCGGAGCAGGCGTACCGCGACGCGGTCCTCACCCACACCGGGAACGGCGTCTACGGCGCGATGTTCACGGCGGCGGCGCTGGCCGAGGCCGCCGCGGGCGAGACCGATGTGCACGGCTGCCTGGCCACCGGCCTGCGCGTGGTGCCGCCGCGCTCGCGGTACGCCCGAGCGGTACGGGACGGCATCGGCACCGCCCGCGAGGAAAGGGACTTCGATACGGTCGTCGACCGGTTGCACGCGGCGTACGGCAGGTATCACTGGGTGCATGTGCTGCCCAACGCGGCCCTGCTGGCCGCCGCCCTCACCCACGCCGACGGCGACTTCACCGGCTCCGTCTGCAAGGCGGTCTCCGGCGGCTGGGACACCGACTCCAACGGCGCGACCGCCGGTTCGCTCGCCGGGCTGCTCGCCGGGCGGCCGGACGCGCTGCCCGAGCGGTGGACCACCCCGCTGAAGAACCGGCTCGCCACGTCCGTCCCCGGCTTCGACGGGGCCGGCTTCGACACCCTGGCCGCCCTGACCCACCGGCTCACCCACGAGGAGGCACTCCGCCCATGA
- the gltB gene encoding glutamate synthase large subunit: MRTDAWSPMDGRPAPQGMYDPRNEHDACGVGFVATLTGVPGHEMVEQALTVLRNLEHRGATGSEPDSGDGAGILLQVPDTFLRAEVPFALPEAGSYAVGIAFLPADDSTAAVRTLETIAGEEGLTVLGWREVPVTPGILGNGARATMPEFRQIFVADGESTGIALDRKAFLLRKRAEREAGVYFPSLSARTIVYKGMLTTGQLEPFFPDLSDPRFATAVALVHSRFSTNTFPSWPLAHPYRFVAHNGEINTVKGNRNWMKARESQLASGLFGDAPLDRIFPVCTPDASDSASFDEVLELLHLGGRSLPHSVLMMVPEAWENHDSMDPARRAFYQYHSAMMEPWDGPACVTFTDGIQVGAVLDRNGLRPGRYWVTDDGLVVLSSEVGVLDIDPAKVVRKGRLQPGRMFLVDTAEHRIIEDDEIKASLAAEHPYQEWLETGEIELEDLPEREHIVHTHASVTRRQQTFGYTEEELRVILAPMARTGGEPLGSMGTDSPIAAISARPRLLFDYFTQLFAQVTNPPLDAIREELVTSLRSVLGPSGNLLEPNAASCRSVALPFPVIDNDELAKLIHINADGDMPGMKAATLSGLYRVGGGGDALAARIEEICTEVDAAIEDGARLIVLSDRHSDAEHAPIPSLLLTSAVHHHLIRTKQRTQVGLLVEAGDVREVHHVALLIGYGAAAVNPYLAMESVEDLVRAGTFIEGIEAEDAIRNLIYALGKGVLKVMSKMGISTVASYRGAQVFEAVGLDQAFVDRYFNGTATKIGGAGLDVVAKEVAARHTKGYPASGISASHRALEIGGEYQWRREGEPHLFDPETVFRLQHSTRNRRYDIFKKYTDRVNEQSERLMTLRGLFGFKSDRPSIDIDEVESVADIVKRFSTGAMSYGSISREAHETLAIAMNQLGGKSNTGEGGEDADRLYDPARRSSIKQVASGRFGVTSEYLVNADDIQIKMAQGAKPGEGGQLPGHKVYPWVAKTRHSTPGVGLISPPPHHDIYSIEDLAQLIHDLKNANPAARIHVKLVSEVGVGTVAAGVSKAHADVVLISGHDGGTGASPLTSLKHAGGPWELGLAETQQTLLLNGLRDRIVVQTDGQLKTGRDVVIAALLGAEEFGFATAPLVVSGCVMMRVCHLDTCPVGIATQNPVLRDRFSGKAEYVVNFFEFIAQEVRELLAELGFRTIEEAVGHAELLDTDRAVTHWKAQGLDLAPLFYVPELPEGAVRYRNTEQDHALDKALDNELIKLAADALKADSPESAQPVRAQIAIRNINRTVGTMLGHEVTKKFGGAGLPEDTIDITFTGSAGQSFGAFLPSGVTLRLEGDANDYVGKGLSGGRVIVRPDRGADHLAEYSTIAGNTIAYGATGGELFLRGRTGERFCVRNSGATVVSEGVGDHGCEYMTGGHAVVLGETGRNFAAGMSGGVAYVIDLDRDHVNAGNLGAVEELTDTDKQWLHDVVRRHQEETGSTVAGKLLAEWDTAVARFSKIIPSTYKAVLAAKDAAELAGLSEQETTEKMMEAATNG; the protein is encoded by the coding sequence ATGCGCACCGACGCCTGGTCGCCCATGGACGGTCGCCCCGCCCCCCAGGGGATGTACGACCCCCGCAACGAGCACGACGCCTGTGGCGTGGGGTTCGTAGCCACTCTGACCGGTGTGCCCGGCCACGAGATGGTCGAGCAGGCGCTGACCGTGCTCCGCAACCTCGAACACCGCGGCGCCACCGGCTCGGAGCCCGACTCCGGTGACGGTGCCGGCATCCTGCTCCAGGTCCCGGACACCTTCCTGCGTGCCGAGGTCCCCTTCGCCCTTCCCGAGGCCGGCTCCTACGCCGTCGGCATCGCCTTCCTGCCCGCCGACGACTCCACCGCGGCCGTCCGCACCCTGGAGACGATCGCAGGCGAGGAGGGCCTGACGGTCCTCGGCTGGCGCGAGGTCCCGGTCACCCCCGGCATCCTCGGCAACGGCGCCCGCGCCACGATGCCCGAGTTCCGCCAGATCTTCGTCGCGGACGGCGAGAGCACCGGCATCGCCCTGGACCGCAAGGCCTTCCTGCTGCGCAAGCGCGCCGAGCGCGAGGCCGGGGTCTACTTCCCGTCGCTCTCCGCCCGCACCATCGTCTACAAGGGCATGCTCACCACCGGGCAGCTGGAGCCGTTCTTCCCGGACCTCTCCGACCCCCGCTTCGCCACCGCCGTCGCGCTGGTCCACTCGCGCTTCTCGACGAACACCTTCCCGAGCTGGCCGCTCGCACACCCGTACCGCTTCGTCGCGCACAACGGCGAGATCAACACGGTCAAGGGCAACCGCAACTGGATGAAGGCCCGCGAGTCCCAGCTCGCCTCCGGCCTCTTCGGCGACGCGCCGCTCGACCGGATCTTCCCCGTCTGCACCCCGGACGCCTCCGACTCCGCCTCCTTCGACGAGGTCCTGGAGCTGCTCCACCTCGGCGGCCGCTCGCTGCCGCACTCGGTGCTGATGATGGTCCCCGAGGCGTGGGAGAACCACGACTCCATGGACCCGGCCCGCCGCGCCTTCTACCAGTACCACTCCGCGATGATGGAGCCCTGGGACGGCCCGGCCTGCGTCACCTTCACCGACGGCATCCAGGTCGGCGCGGTCCTCGACCGCAACGGTCTGCGCCCCGGCCGCTACTGGGTCACCGACGACGGCCTCGTCGTGCTCTCCTCCGAGGTCGGCGTCCTGGACATCGACCCCGCCAAGGTCGTCCGCAAGGGCCGCCTGCAGCCCGGCCGGATGTTCCTCGTCGACACCGCCGAGCACCGCATCATCGAGGACGACGAGATCAAGGCGTCCCTCGCCGCCGAGCACCCCTACCAGGAGTGGCTGGAGACCGGCGAGATCGAGCTGGAGGACCTCCCCGAGCGGGAGCACATCGTCCACACCCACGCCTCCGTCACCCGCCGCCAGCAGACCTTCGGCTACACCGAGGAAGAGCTGCGCGTCATCCTCGCCCCGATGGCCCGCACCGGCGGCGAGCCCCTGGGCTCCATGGGCACCGACTCGCCGATCGCCGCGATCTCGGCCCGCCCCCGGCTGCTCTTCGACTACTTCACCCAGCTCTTCGCTCAGGTCACCAACCCGCCGCTGGACGCCATCCGCGAGGAGCTCGTCACCTCGCTGCGCTCCGTGCTGGGCCCCTCCGGGAACCTCCTGGAGCCGAACGCCGCGTCCTGCCGCAGCGTCGCCCTGCCCTTCCCGGTGATCGACAACGACGAGCTGGCCAAGCTCATACACATCAACGCCGACGGCGACATGCCGGGCATGAAGGCCGCCACGCTCTCCGGCCTCTACCGGGTGGGCGGCGGCGGCGACGCGCTGGCCGCGCGCATCGAGGAGATCTGCACCGAGGTCGACGCCGCCATCGAGGACGGTGCCCGCCTGATCGTCCTGTCCGACCGGCACTCCGACGCCGAGCACGCGCCGATCCCCTCGCTGCTGCTCACCTCCGCCGTCCACCACCACCTCATCCGCACCAAGCAGCGCACCCAGGTGGGCCTGCTGGTCGAGGCCGGTGACGTCCGCGAGGTCCACCATGTCGCGCTGCTGATCGGCTACGGCGCCGCCGCGGTCAACCCGTACCTGGCCATGGAGTCCGTCGAGGACCTGGTCCGCGCCGGCACCTTCATCGAGGGCATCGAGGCCGAGGACGCGATCCGCAACCTCATCTACGCGCTGGGCAAGGGCGTCCTGAAGGTCATGTCCAAGATGGGCATCTCCACCGTCGCCTCCTACCGCGGCGCCCAGGTCTTCGAGGCCGTCGGCCTCGACCAGGCCTTCGTCGACCGCTACTTCAACGGCACCGCCACCAAGATCGGCGGCGCCGGCCTCGACGTGGTCGCCAAGGAGGTGGCCGCCCGGCACACCAAGGGCTACCCCGCCTCCGGCATCTCCGCCTCGCACCGCGCGCTGGAGATCGGCGGCGAGTACCAGTGGCGCCGCGAGGGCGAGCCGCACCTGTTCGACCCGGAGACGGTCTTCCGCCTCCAGCACTCCACCCGCAACCGCCGGTACGACATCTTCAAGAAGTACACGGACCGGGTGAACGAGCAGTCCGAGCGGCTGATGACGCTGCGCGGCCTGTTCGGCTTCAAGTCGGACCGCCCGTCCATCGACATCGACGAGGTCGAGTCCGTCGCGGACATCGTCAAGCGCTTCTCCACCGGCGCCATGTCCTACGGCTCCATCTCCCGCGAGGCGCACGAGACCCTCGCCATCGCGATGAACCAGCTGGGCGGCAAGTCCAACACCGGTGAGGGCGGCGAGGACGCCGACCGGCTCTACGACCCGGCCCGCCGCTCGTCCATCAAGCAGGTCGCCTCCGGCCGCTTCGGTGTCACCAGCGAGTACCTGGTCAACGCGGACGACATCCAGATCAAGATGGCCCAGGGCGCCAAGCCCGGCGAGGGCGGCCAGCTGCCCGGCCACAAGGTCTACCCGTGGGTCGCCAAGACCCGGCACTCCACCCCGGGCGTCGGCCTCATCTCCCCGCCCCCGCACCACGACATCTACTCCATCGAGGACCTGGCTCAGCTGATCCACGACCTCAAGAACGCCAACCCGGCGGCCCGCATCCACGTGAAGCTGGTCTCCGAGGTCGGCGTCGGCACGGTCGCCGCCGGTGTCTCCAAGGCCCACGCGGACGTCGTCCTCATCTCCGGCCACGACGGCGGCACGGGCGCCTCCCCGCTCACCTCGCTGAAGCACGCGGGCGGCCCCTGGGAGCTCGGCCTCGCCGAGACCCAGCAGACCCTGCTGCTCAACGGCCTGCGCGACCGCATCGTCGTGCAGACCGACGGCCAGCTCAAGACCGGCCGCGACGTCGTCATCGCCGCGCTGCTCGGCGCCGAGGAGTTCGGTTTCGCGACCGCGCCGCTCGTCGTCTCCGGCTGCGTCATGATGCGCGTCTGCCACCTCGACACCTGCCCGGTCGGCATCGCCACCCAGAACCCGGTCCTGCGCGACCGCTTCTCCGGCAAGGCCGAGTACGTCGTCAACTTCTTCGAGTTCATCGCGCAGGAGGTCCGCGAGCTCCTCGCCGAGCTGGGCTTCCGCACGATCGAGGAGGCCGTCGGCCACGCCGAGCTGCTCGACACCGACCGCGCCGTCACGCACTGGAAGGCGCAGGGCCTGGACCTCGCCCCGCTGTTCTACGTCCCCGAGCTGCCCGAAGGCGCGGTCCGGTACCGGAACACCGAGCAGGACCACGCCCTGGACAAGGCCCTCGACAACGAGCTGATCAAGCTCGCCGCCGACGCCCTCAAGGCGGACAGCCCCGAGAGCGCCCAGCCGGTCCGCGCGCAGATCGCGATCCGCAACATCAACCGGACCGTCGGCACCATGCTCGGCCACGAGGTCACGAAGAAGTTCGGCGGTGCGGGCCTGCCCGAGGACACCATCGACATCACCTTCACCGGCTCCGCGGGCCAGTCCTTCGGCGCCTTCCTGCCCAGCGGTGTCACGCTGCGCCTGGAGGGCGACGCCAACGACTACGTCGGCAAGGGCCTGTCCGGCGGGCGCGTCATCGTCCGCCCGGACCGCGGCGCCGACCACCTCGCCGAGTACTCCACCATCGCGGGCAACACCATCGCCTACGGCGCCACCGGCGGCGAACTGTTCCTGCGCGGCCGCACCGGTGAGCGGTTCTGCGTCCGCAACTCCGGCGCCACCGTCGTCTCCGAGGGCGTGGGCGACCACGGCTGCGAGTACATGACCGGCGGCCACGCCGTGGTGCTCGGCGAGACCGGGCGCAACTTCGCGGCCGGCATGTCCGGCGGCGTCGCCTACGTCATCGACCTCGACCGCGACCACGTCAACGCCGGCAACCTCGGCGCGGTCGAGGAGCTGACCGACACCGACAAGCAGTGGCTGCACGACGTCGTGCGCCGCCACCAGGAGGAGACCGGCTCCACCGTCGCCGGGAAGCTCCTCGCCGAGTGGGACACCGCGGTGGCCCGCTTCAGCAAGATCATCCCGTCCACCTACAAGGCAGTGCTCGCCGCCAAGGACGCCGCTGAGCTCGCCGGTCTCTCCGAGCAGGAGACCACCGAGAAGATGATGGAGGCGGCGACCAATGGCTGA
- a CDS encoding ADP-ribosylglycohydrolase family protein yields the protein MSGRRARVEGLLIGLAAGDAAGWPAARHRAARMPEWTRRLTRELDTFAEQNATTTLPVPIALNQPPEPLRLGPSDDAEWAAFAAATVLAANGPGQVRAGAGSGPGQPRPDADGVDGRVRAAVAGAWNALAAEVAAAAARAPEVEAAVLPLRARISVRAGLGNLAAGLRPPATGHDNPHYFDDAACVRAAVLAVVHPGDPGAAADLAEFDARYTQDGDGVHGARAMAAAIAGALGGADVDTAVNAALAQLPDGTEIARNAAHAVRIAREFAGERAGAFALVPVLEHQIVDHVYSYGIAAAETVPVALALATASRGDIAQAVPAAACLSRVADSAPALAGALTGTLGSIGSVPDGWRETCRTLAGCALPRLAGTDLLELAGLLADTEPAPMGGQFGHDFHRAPGAHDVPLPHDSHDTRGAHAR from the coding sequence GTGAGCGGCCGGCGCGCCCGCGTCGAGGGGCTGCTGATCGGGCTGGCCGCCGGGGACGCCGCGGGGTGGCCGGCGGCGCGGCACCGGGCGGCCCGAATGCCGGAGTGGACCCGGCGCCTGACCCGTGAGCTGGACACCTTCGCCGAGCAGAACGCGACGACCACGCTCCCCGTACCCATCGCGCTCAACCAGCCGCCCGAACCGCTGCGGCTCGGCCCGTCCGACGACGCCGAGTGGGCGGCGTTCGCGGCGGCGACCGTACTGGCGGCGAACGGACCGGGGCAGGTGCGGGCCGGGGCGGGCTCCGGACCCGGACAGCCGCGGCCCGACGCGGACGGCGTCGACGGACGGGTGCGCGCCGCCGTGGCCGGGGCCTGGAACGCGCTGGCCGCCGAGGTCGCCGCCGCCGCGGCCCGCGCGCCCGAGGTGGAGGCGGCGGTGCTGCCGCTGCGCGCCCGGATCTCGGTGCGGGCGGGGCTCGGCAACCTCGCCGCCGGGCTCCGGCCGCCCGCCACCGGACACGACAACCCGCACTACTTCGACGACGCGGCGTGCGTACGGGCGGCCGTGCTGGCGGTCGTGCACCCGGGCGACCCCGGCGCGGCGGCGGACCTCGCGGAGTTCGACGCGCGCTACACGCAGGACGGCGACGGGGTGCACGGGGCGCGGGCGATGGCCGCCGCGATCGCCGGGGCGCTCGGCGGGGCGGACGTCGACACGGCGGTGAACGCCGCGCTCGCCCAGCTCCCCGACGGCACCGAGATCGCCCGCAACGCGGCCCACGCGGTCCGGATCGCCCGGGAGTTCGCCGGGGAGCGGGCCGGCGCGTTCGCCCTGGTCCCGGTCCTGGAACACCAGATCGTGGACCACGTCTACAGCTACGGGATCGCCGCCGCCGAGACCGTACCGGTCGCCCTCGCCCTGGCCACCGCGTCCCGGGGCGACATCGCGCAGGCCGTGCCCGCGGCGGCCTGCCTGTCCCGGGTCGCGGACTCGGCGCCCGCCCTGGCCGGGGCGCTGACCGGGACGCTGGGCTCGATCGGTTCCGTGCCCGACGGCTGGCGCGAGACCTGCCGGACCCTCGCCGGCTGCGCGCTGCCCCGGCTCGCGGGCACGGATCTGCTCGAACTCGCCGGGCTGCTGGCAGACACGGAACCGGCACCCATGGGTGGACAATTCGGACATGACTTCCACCGTGCCCCCGGCGCCCACGACGTCCCCCTCCCCCACGACAGCCACGACACCCGCGGCGCCCACGCTCGATGA